One Lottiidibacillus patelloidae genomic region harbors:
- the dapA gene encoding 4-hydroxy-tetrahydrodipicolinate synthase, whose product MNFGQVLTAMVTPFDNKLNIDFQKTTKLVNYLIENGTDALVICGTTGESPTLTTEEKVALYQHVVKTVDGRVPVIAGTGSNNTKASIDLTKKAEEAGVDAVMLVAPYYNKPSQEGLYQHFKQIASSTKLPVMIYNIPGRSVVDIQLDTIISLSKISNIVSIKEATNNLDRMAAIIDQTPDDFSVYSGDDSLTLPVLAIGGTGIVSVASHVLGLEMQQMVNDFKSGKVEEAAKLHRSLVPKMNGLFMAPSPGPVKTALQIKGLDVGSVRLPLVPLTEKERKMVVDLIK is encoded by the coding sequence TTGAATTTTGGGCAAGTGTTAACAGCAATGGTAACTCCGTTCGATAATAAGTTAAACATTGATTTTCAAAAAACTACAAAATTGGTGAACTACTTAATTGAAAACGGAACGGATGCATTAGTGATATGTGGGACGACAGGGGAGTCTCCGACATTGACGACAGAGGAAAAGGTAGCTTTATATCAGCACGTTGTAAAAACAGTGGATGGTAGGGTACCTGTAATAGCTGGAACAGGATCAAACAATACAAAAGCTTCAATCGATTTAACAAAGAAAGCTGAAGAAGCTGGTGTTGACGCCGTAATGTTGGTAGCACCTTACTATAATAAACCTAGTCAAGAAGGGCTATATCAACATTTTAAACAGATAGCAAGTTCAACTAAATTACCGGTTATGATCTATAATATTCCTGGTAGATCTGTTGTCGATATTCAGCTAGATACGATCATTAGTTTATCGAAAATTAGCAATATTGTTTCCATTAAAGAAGCGACAAACAATTTAGATCGAATGGCTGCAATAATTGATCAAACGCCAGATGACTTCTCTGTCTATTCAGGAGACGATAGTTTAACATTGCCAGTATTAGCTATAGGTGGAACGGGAATTGTTTCAGTTGCCTCACACGTATTAGGATTGGAAATGCAACAAATGGTTAATGATTTTAAGTCAGGAAAAGTAGAAGAAGCAGCAAAGCTTCATCGAAGTCTTGTTCCTAAAATGAATGGACTATTTATGGCACCAAGTCCTGGCCCAGTGAAAACAGCATTACAGATAAAAGGGCTTGATGTTGGGTCAGTAAGACTTCCACTAGTTCCTTTAACAGAAAAAGAACGTAAGATGGTAGTAGATTTAATTAAATAA
- the dapG gene encoding aspartate kinase: MNIIVQKFGGTSLKDEDGRKHALKHVNKAIKQGNKVVVVVSAMGRNGDPYATDTLFSLIAARQSYTSYREQDLLLSCGETISSIVFSSLLNQANIKATALTGGQAGFKTNNDFGNAKIINMKCDRIMNELKSHDVVVVTGFQGATESGEITTLGRGGSDTSAAALGAALEAEYIDIFTDVEGVMTADPRIVSDARPLSVVTYTEICNMAYQGAKVIHPRAVEIAMQAKIPMRIRSTYSDGVGTLVTTLTKRTGLNINERLVTGIAQVSNVTQIKVFAKEGQYDLQAKVFKAMAEEKISVDFINISPLGVVYTVMDGMANRAQNKLESLGYEPQVTRKCAKISAVGASIAGVPGVTAKIVDALANEGVQILQSADSHTTIWVLVKEEEMASAVNALHKAFELQIDKQRKSV, translated from the coding sequence ATGAATATTATCGTTCAAAAATTTGGAGGTACATCCTTAAAGGATGAAGATGGTAGAAAGCATGCACTAAAACATGTTAATAAAGCCATTAAACAAGGAAATAAAGTTGTAGTTGTCGTTTCTGCAATGGGCCGTAATGGTGATCCATATGCAACGGACACACTATTTAGCTTAATTGCAGCAAGGCAATCATACACTTCATATAGAGAGCAAGATTTACTGTTATCTTGCGGTGAGACGATTTCATCCATCGTCTTTTCAAGTTTACTAAATCAAGCGAATATTAAAGCGACTGCGCTAACTGGCGGTCAGGCAGGTTTTAAAACGAATAATGATTTTGGTAACGCGAAGATCATTAATATGAAATGCGATCGAATCATGAATGAGTTAAAAAGTCATGATGTTGTCGTAGTAACGGGCTTTCAAGGAGCAACAGAGAGTGGCGAAATTACTACACTTGGACGTGGAGGAAGTGACACTTCTGCAGCTGCGTTAGGAGCAGCATTAGAAGCGGAATATATTGATATTTTTACAGATGTTGAAGGTGTAATGACTGCTGATCCAAGGATTGTTTCCGATGCTAGACCACTTTCAGTTGTTACGTATACGGAAATATGCAACATGGCTTACCAAGGAGCAAAGGTAATTCATCCTCGGGCAGTTGAAATTGCTATGCAGGCTAAAATTCCAATGCGAATTAGGTCTACTTATTCCGATGGTGTCGGTACTTTAGTAACGACATTAACAAAACGAACTGGTTTAAATATAAACGAACGCTTAGTGACAGGTATTGCGCAAGTATCCAATGTTACACAAATAAAAGTATTTGCAAAAGAAGGACAATACGACTTACAGGCGAAAGTATTTAAAGCAATGGCCGAAGAAAAGATTAGCGTTGATTTTATAAATATATCACCGCTAGGGGTCGTATATACTGTAATGGATGGAATGGCAAATCGAGCACAAAACAAACTTGAATCATTAGGGTATGAGCCTCAAGTCACTCGTAAATGTGCTAAAATATCTGCAGTAGGTGCTTCTATCGCTGGCGTGCCAGGAGTAACAGCTAAAATTGTTGATGCCTTAGCAAATGAAGGTGTGCAAATTTTACAGTCTGCAGATAGTCATACGACAATATGGGTATTAGTAAAAGAAGAAGAAATGGCTAGTGCAGTAAATGCCTTGCACAAAGCTTTTGAATTACAAATTGATAAACAACGCAAATCTGTATAA
- a CDS encoding ribonuclease J, whose amino-acid sequence MAVDNKENIKVFALGGVGEIGKNMYVVEVNEDIIIIDAGLMFPKEEMLGIDKVIPDITYLLENEKRIRGIFLTHGHEDHIGGLPYVLRELSVPVYGTKLTLGLVGHKLTEAGLIEKVKLVEINSNSIIKAGDTKVTFFRTNHSIPDSVGVSVHTSKGAIVHTGDFKFDFTPADGKHADMQKMAQLGENGVLCLLSDSTNAEKAGYTGSETSVGHKISDVFYESKGRVIIASFASNIHRIQQILDAAIANQRKVAVVGRSMENVVRIASELGYLSFPKEQIIDITEVPNYDDDKVAILSTGSQGEPMAALSRMARHAHRQVQIKHGDTVIIAATPIPGNETSISKIIDLLFRAGANVIYGQDVVHVSGHGSQEELKLMLNLMKPKYLVPVHGEYRMQKAHADLAVSVGTPRHHIFLVEKGDVIEIKDGHARKGSKVPSGDVLIDGLGVGDIGNIVLRDRRLLSQDGALVVVVTLSKGKRKVLAGPEVITRGFVYVRESEELLVEANKVVSKVLDGWMSNQGHEWSSLKAGIRDGLGQYLFEKTRRRPMILPIIMEV is encoded by the coding sequence GTGGCAGTAGATAACAAAGAGAATATAAAAGTTTTTGCCTTAGGAGGAGTAGGTGAAATCGGGAAAAACATGTACGTCGTTGAAGTCAATGAAGACATCATTATCATCGACGCCGGTTTGATGTTCCCGAAAGAAGAAATGTTAGGAATTGATAAGGTTATTCCTGATATCACTTATTTACTTGAAAATGAAAAACGTATTAGAGGAATTTTCCTTACTCATGGACATGAAGATCATATTGGCGGATTACCGTACGTTTTAAGAGAATTATCAGTCCCAGTATACGGCACTAAGCTTACGCTTGGATTAGTTGGGCATAAGTTAACAGAAGCTGGCTTAATTGAAAAAGTGAAATTAGTTGAGATAAATTCAAACTCAATAATTAAAGCGGGAGATACTAAAGTTACATTTTTCCGTACAAATCATAGTATTCCAGATTCTGTTGGAGTTAGTGTCCACACTAGTAAGGGTGCTATTGTCCATACAGGTGACTTTAAATTTGATTTTACACCTGCTGATGGAAAACATGCAGATATGCAAAAAATGGCTCAACTCGGAGAGAATGGTGTTTTATGCTTACTTTCAGACAGTACAAATGCTGAAAAAGCTGGATACACTGGTTCAGAAACATCTGTCGGTCATAAAATCTCTGATGTTTTTTATGAATCGAAAGGTCGAGTAATTATTGCTTCATTCGCTTCCAATATTCATCGTATTCAACAAATATTAGATGCAGCAATTGCGAATCAACGTAAAGTTGCCGTAGTCGGCAGAAGTATGGAAAACGTCGTTAGAATTGCTTCTGAATTAGGATACCTATCGTTCCCGAAAGAACAAATTATTGATATTACGGAAGTGCCTAATTATGATGATGACAAAGTAGCAATCTTATCAACAGGTAGCCAAGGTGAGCCGATGGCAGCACTTTCTAGAATGGCTAGACATGCACACCGCCAAGTTCAAATTAAACATGGTGATACTGTCATTATTGCAGCCACTCCAATCCCAGGTAATGAAACATCAATTTCTAAAATAATCGACTTATTGTTCCGTGCTGGTGCGAATGTTATTTATGGTCAGGATGTTGTCCATGTATCAGGACACGGAAGTCAAGAAGAACTAAAACTGATGCTAAACTTAATGAAACCAAAATACTTAGTGCCAGTTCATGGTGAATATCGTATGCAAAAAGCCCATGCTGACTTAGCAGTTAGTGTCGGTACCCCGAGACATCATATTTTCTTAGTAGAAAAAGGTGATGTCATCGAAATTAAAGATGGTCATGCACGTAAAGGTAGTAAAGTACCATCAGGAGATGTATTAATTGATGGTTTAGGTGTCGGTGACATCGGCAATATCGTATTAAGAGATAGACGATTACTTTCGCAAGATGGAGCTTTAGTAGTGGTCGTTACGTTAAGCAAAGGTAAACGAAAAGTTCTTGCTGGACCAGAAGTTATAACACGTGGATTTGTTTATGTTCGTGAATCTGAAGAACTTTTAGTAGAAGCGAATAAAGTCGTTTCAAAAGTGTTAGATGGATGGATGTCTAATCAAGGGCATGAATGGTCTTCGTTAAAAGCAGGAATTCGCGATGGTTTAGGCCAATATTTATTTGAAAAAACACGTCGTCGTCCAATGATCTTACCTATAATTATGGAAGTTTAA
- a CDS encoding aspartate-semialdehyde dehydrogenase, producing the protein MTTTNKKFHVAVVGATGAVGQTMISTLIERNFPIGKLTLLSSKRSAGKEVEVNGEMITVKEATPESFEGVDIALFSAGGSVSKELAPEAVKRGAIVVDNTSAFRMTENVPLVVPEVNPEDLDTHEGIIANPNCSTIQMVVALEPIRKQYGLKKVIVSTYQAVSGSGAKAIQELEKQTKAYFDEGEIKAEVYPHQIAFNAIPQIDVFQDNGFTYEEMKMINETKKIMHMPGLEVAATCVRIPVQNSHSESVYIEIENEEVSVSELQQLMKTAEGITLQDDPAQLEYPMPFPAAGKKDVFVGRIRKDLDRKNGFHLWIVSDNLLKGAAWNSVQIAETLVKRGLLN; encoded by the coding sequence ATGACAACAACTAACAAAAAATTCCACGTTGCTGTAGTAGGTGCTACTGGAGCAGTTGGGCAAACAATGATTTCAACACTTATTGAAAGAAATTTTCCAATCGGGAAACTAACTTTACTTTCGTCAAAACGTTCAGCTGGTAAAGAAGTTGAAGTAAATGGAGAAATGATAACGGTAAAAGAAGCAACACCTGAAAGCTTTGAAGGAGTGGATATTGCACTATTTTCTGCTGGTGGATCTGTTTCAAAAGAGTTAGCTCCAGAAGCGGTAAAAAGAGGAGCAATAGTTGTCGATAATACGAGTGCTTTTCGTATGACTGAAAATGTCCCTTTAGTAGTTCCAGAAGTAAACCCAGAAGATTTAGATACGCATGAAGGAATTATTGCTAATCCAAACTGCTCTACTATTCAAATGGTTGTAGCACTTGAGCCTATTCGTAAACAATATGGCTTAAAGAAAGTAATTGTATCAACGTATCAAGCAGTATCAGGTTCTGGTGCAAAAGCAATCCAAGAGTTAGAAAAGCAAACGAAAGCTTACTTTGATGAAGGTGAAATCAAGGCTGAAGTTTATCCACATCAAATAGCATTTAACGCAATACCACAAATTGATGTCTTTCAAGACAATGGATTTACGTATGAAGAAATGAAAATGATTAATGAAACGAAAAAAATAATGCATATGCCTGGTCTTGAAGTGGCCGCTACTTGTGTACGTATACCTGTACAAAATAGCCACTCAGAGTCGGTATATATTGAAATTGAGAATGAAGAAGTATCTGTGAGTGAGCTTCAGCAATTAATGAAAACAGCTGAAGGAATTACATTACAAGATGACCCAGCGCAACTTGAATATCCGATGCCATTTCCTGCAGCAGGTAAAAAAGATGTATTTGTCGGTCGCATCAGAAAAGATTTAGACCGAAAAAATGGATTTCATTTATGGATTGTTTCCGACAATCTATTAAAAGGTGCTGCGTGGAATTCCGTACAAATAGCTGAAACTCTAGTAAAGCGGGGTCTCTTGAATTAA
- the dpaB gene encoding dipicolinate synthase subunit B, with amino-acid sequence MSVKGKRIGFGLTGSHCTYEAVMPQIERLMKEGAEVVPVATYTVENTNTRFGDGSLWFEKVEEVTGKKIINSIVAAEPLGPKMPLDCMVIAPLTGNSMSKLANALTDSAVIMAAKATLRNLKPVVLGISTNDGLGLNGMNLMKLMATKNIYFIPYGQDAPEKKPNSLVARMDELVPTVEAALEGKQLQPVLVERYLDDIK; translated from the coding sequence ATGAGTGTAAAAGGAAAGCGCATCGGCTTTGGTTTAACAGGATCCCATTGTACGTATGAAGCGGTTATGCCACAAATTGAGCGACTAATGAAAGAAGGCGCAGAAGTAGTTCCTGTCGCCACATATACAGTAGAAAATACTAATACTCGTTTTGGTGATGGGTCTCTATGGTTTGAAAAAGTAGAAGAAGTTACAGGGAAGAAAATTATTAATTCTATTGTAGCTGCAGAGCCATTAGGACCTAAAATGCCATTAGATTGTATGGTAATTGCCCCTTTAACGGGAAATTCAATGAGTAAGCTTGCCAATGCATTAACAGATTCAGCAGTAATTATGGCAGCAAAGGCAACGTTGAGAAATTTAAAACCTGTCGTACTCGGAATATCAACAAATGACGGACTCGGATTAAACGGAATGAATTTAATGAAATTAATGGCAACTAAAAACATCTATTTTATCCCCTATGGCCAAGATGCTCCTGAAAAGAAACCTAATTCACTAGTAGCTAGAATGGATGAATTAGTACCTACCGTGGAAGCTGCCCTTGAAGGAAAGCAACTTCAACCAGTGTTAGTTGAAAGATATTTAGATGATATTAAGTAG
- the dpaA gene encoding dipicolinic acid synthetase subunit A, translating to MLTGMHIAIIGGDARQLEIIRKFTEMDAKLSLIGFDQLDHGFTGATKGKMEEVDFSEFDAIILPVSGTSDKGEVDTIFSNETIRLTEEQLKNTPAHCTVYSGISNEYLENCTKDAQRNLIKLFERDDVAIYNSIPTVEGTIMMVIQNTDITIHQSNLIVLGLGRVGMSVARTFAALGANVKVGARRTEHLARISEMGLKPFHISELENEVCDTDVCINTIPYQVLTASVLSKMPSHTLIIDLASKPGGTDFRYAEKRGIKAFLAPGLPGIVAPKTAGKIVANVLSSLLLELNEKREESDS from the coding sequence ATGTTAACTGGAATGCATATTGCAATTATTGGTGGGGATGCTAGACAGCTTGAAATTATCCGGAAGTTCACTGAAATGGACGCGAAACTTTCATTAATAGGTTTTGACCAATTGGACCACGGCTTTACTGGAGCGACGAAAGGAAAAATGGAAGAAGTTGATTTTTCCGAATTTGACGCGATTATTTTACCAGTAAGCGGTACTAGTGATAAAGGTGAAGTGGATACGATATTTTCAAATGAAACGATAAGGCTTACTGAAGAACAATTAAAGAATACACCAGCACATTGTACAGTTTATTCAGGAATTAGTAATGAATACTTGGAAAACTGTACGAAAGATGCTCAAAGAAATCTAATAAAACTATTTGAGCGTGATGATGTTGCCATTTATAATTCGATTCCTACAGTAGAAGGAACGATTATGATGGTAATCCAAAATACAGATATAACTATTCATCAATCAAACCTTATTGTATTAGGTTTAGGGAGAGTTGGAATGTCTGTAGCTAGGACATTTGCTGCATTGGGAGCTAATGTTAAAGTAGGTGCCCGTCGTACTGAACACCTTGCAAGAATTTCAGAAATGGGATTAAAGCCATTTCATATTTCAGAATTAGAAAATGAAGTATGTGATACAGACGTATGTATCAATACGATTCCATACCAAGTGTTAACGGCTTCCGTTTTATCGAAAATGCCGTCACATACATTAATTATTGATTTGGCATCAAAGCCAGGTGGTACCGATTTTAGGTACGCAGAAAAAAGAGGCATTAAAGCATTTTTAGCACCTGGTCTACCAGGGATTGTAGCACCTAAAACAGCAGGTAAAATTGTTGCAAATGTACTCTCATCATTATTATTAGAGTTAAACGAAAAGCGAGAGGAGAGTGACTCATGA
- a CDS encoding YlzJ-like family protein translates to MILYTCMPQEMVYPTASDEFLNQSIITYKGVPVVVDKSEEGQYKIVRLLSTDPNDYLNGAYSPGTMIELTF, encoded by the coding sequence ATGATCTTATATACGTGTATGCCCCAAGAAATGGTCTATCCAACTGCTAGCGATGAATTTTTAAATCAATCAATTATTACTTATAAAGGTGTTCCAGTAGTTGTTGATAAATCGGAAGAAGGACAATATAAAATTGTTAGATTACTGAGTACAGACCCAAATGATTATTTAAATGGAGCATATTCACCAGGAACAATGATTGAACTTACTTTCTAG
- a CDS encoding ClpP family protease, giving the protein MAEEPQKKEETKDSIVDKIQQLGQTNIPQMEQSNIHCLTIIGQIEGHIQLPPQNKTTKYEHIIPQIVALEQNPKIEGVLLLLNTVGGDVEAGLALSEMIASLSKPTVSLVLGGGHSIGVPIAVSSDYSFIAPSATMTIHPVRLTGLVIGVPQTFEYLDKMQERVVNFVIDHSNISEEKFKELMLSKGNLTRDIGTNVVGNDAVSYGLIDEVGGVGEAIRKLNELIEEYRGNKNGEILQ; this is encoded by the coding sequence ATGGCCGAAGAACCGCAGAAAAAAGAAGAAACGAAAGATTCAATTGTAGATAAAATTCAACAGCTAGGTCAAACGAATATACCACAAATGGAACAATCCAATATTCATTGCTTAACCATTATTGGGCAAATTGAAGGACATATACAATTGCCGCCGCAAAATAAAACGACTAAATATGAACATATCATCCCTCAAATTGTTGCTCTTGAACAAAACCCGAAAATAGAGGGTGTTTTGTTGTTGTTAAATACAGTAGGTGGAGATGTCGAAGCTGGGTTAGCACTTTCTGAAATGATTGCTTCACTCTCAAAACCTACCGTTTCTTTAGTATTAGGTGGTGGACATTCCATAGGTGTACCTATTGCTGTATCGTCTGATTATTCATTCATTGCGCCATCTGCTACAATGACGATTCATCCAGTTCGGTTAACAGGTTTGGTAATAGGTGTGCCACAAACATTTGAATACTTAGACAAAATGCAAGAACGTGTCGTTAATTTTGTAATTGACCATTCTAATATTTCTGAAGAAAAATTCAAAGAGTTAATGTTATCCAAAGGGAACTTAACTCGAGATATTGGAACTAATGTCGTAGGAAATGATGCGGTAAGCTATGGCTTAATTGATGAAGTAGGTGGAGTTGGAGAAGCAATAAGAAAGTTAAATGAACTTATTGAAGAATATCGTGGTAATAAAAACGGAGAGATTTTACAATGA